TAAGGCGTTCAGGTCGTCAAGCTTCACATAAATTTTAGCACCAAATTGACTGAAGGGAATTATACGCTTGTCCCTCCATGATTGCCATGTCCGGTTGCTGATTCCTAAAAGCGGAGGTACTTTTTTTGATTCGATCCAACGTAATTGAAATAGCTGTTCTGGTCGCTTTTCAGCTAACTCAATTAGTCTTGAAATGTCTCGCTTGATAGTAAGAAGTTCCTCACTTGGAACTATTTCAATTGATGTTGAGTTCATT
This DNA window, taken from Bacteroidota bacterium, encodes the following:
- a CDS encoding helix-turn-helix domain-containing protein, translating into MNSTSIEIVPSEELLTIKRDISRLIELAEKRPEQLFQLRWIESKKVPPLLGISNRTWQSWRDKRIIPFSQFGAKIYVKLDDLNALLEAHRIENSKTV